A single region of the Aquarana catesbeiana isolate 2022-GZ linkage group LG07, ASM4218655v1, whole genome shotgun sequence genome encodes:
- the LOC141103830 gene encoding uncharacterized protein, with product MLQPPACMHSAEGGGGVRREKEGATLYPHHQGATLYPPHQRATLYPQPPEGHAVPPTTRGPRCTCTTRDTLYPHHQRHAVPAPPETRCTRTTREPRCTRTTRDTLYPHHQRATRYPHHQRATLYPHHQRATLYPHHQREPRCTRTTRESHAVPAPPERATLYPHHQREPRCTRTTRESHAVPAPPERATLYPHHQRATLYPPHQRATLYPPHQRATLYPPHQRATLYPPHQRATLYPPHQRATLYPPHQRATLYPPHQRATLYPHHQREPRCTRTTRESHAVPTPPERATLYPHHQREPRCTRTTREPRCTRTTREPRCTRPTREPRCTRPTREPRCTRPTREPRCTRTTREGVTLFLHHQRESHAVPAPPEGEKDKATARVQTCYTTDQSPPGQPRVSERPAGGITVAVSPGLQNGETNI from the coding sequence atgctacagcccccagcatgcatgcactctgctgagggaggggggggtgttagaagagaaaaagagggagccacgctgtacccgcaccaccagggagccacgctgtacccgccccaccagagagccacgctgtacccccaaccaccagagggccacgctgtacccccaaccaccagagggccacgctgtacctgcaccaccagagacacgctgtacccgcaccaccagagacacgctgtacccgcaccaccagagacacgctgtacccgcaccaccagagagccacgctgtacccgcaccaccagagacacgctgtacccgcaccaccagagagccacgaggtacccacaccaccagagagccacgctgtacccgcaccaccagagagccacgctgtacccgcaccaccagagagagccacgctgtacccgcaccaccagagagagccacgctgtacccgcaccaccagagagagccacgctgtacccgcaccaccagagagagccacgctgtacccgcaccaccagagagagccacgctgtacccgcaccaccagagagagccacgctgtacccgcaccaccagagagccacgctgtacccgccccaccagagagccacgctgtacccgccccaccagagagccacgctgtacccgccccaccagagagccacgctgtacccgccccaccagagagccacgctgtacccgccccaccagagagccacgctgtacccgccccaccagagagccacgctgtacccgccccaccagagagccacgctgtacccgcaccaccagagagagccacgctgtacccgcaccaccagagagagccacgctgtacccacaccaccagagagagccacgctgtacccgcaccaccagagagagccacgctgtacccgcaccaccagagagccacgctgtacccgcaccaccagagagccacgctgtacccgccccaccagagagccacgctgtacccgccccaccagagagccacgctgtacccgccccaccagagagccacgctgtacccgcaccaccagagagggagtcacactgttcctgcaccaccaaagagagagccacgctgtacccgcaccaccagagggggagaaagataaagccactgccagggtacagacatgctacactactgaccagagtccgcctgggcaacccagagtgagcgaacgtccagctggagggatcactgttgcagtttcaccgggtctg